From the genome of Vulpes lagopus strain Blue_001 chromosome 2, ASM1834538v1, whole genome shotgun sequence, one region includes:
- the LOC121485824 gene encoding keratinocyte differentiation-associated protein, with amino-acid sequence MKIPVLPAVVLLSLLALHSAQGASLGSSEEETTIGNYAAGPEAFNAQFLNIDKLRSAFKPDEFLNWHALFESIKRKLPFLNWDAFPKLKGLRSATPDAQ; translated from the exons ATGAAGATCCCAGTTCTTCCTGCTGtggttcttctctctcttctggcgCTCCACTCTGCTCAGGGGGCTTCCCTGGGGAGTTCTGAG GAAGAAACGACCATTGGTAATTATGCAGCAGGCCCTGAG GCCTTTAACGCTCAATTCCTGAACATCGACAAGTTGCGCTCT GCTTTTAAGCCGGATGAATTCCTGAACTGGCATGCCCTCTTTGAG tcTATCAAAAGGAAACTTCCTTTCCTCAACTGGGATGCCTTTCCTAAG ctgAAGGGTTTGAGAAGTGCAACTCCTGATGCCCAGTGA